Proteins found in one Bacillales bacterium genomic segment:
- a CDS encoding DUF1002 domain-containing protein: MNKKVQAIFTALLLLVLALPATAHADAKPGDVIVTLGKDLTIEQKENVLNQMKVNENEVEIVYVTNEEEHKYLGDYISDEKIGTHAISSAKITLAEEGAGLNVKTNNITYVTEAMYANALMTAGIHDADIFVTAPFKVSGTAGLTGILKAYDVKTDLKLTEDQKKVANEELVKTAELGEDIGKDKAAQLITKIKQALADHPVESKEDLRELIDKAAKDLNVQLTDEQMNQLLTLFDHIKNLDIDWSQLKNELNDMSEQLNQFLSDEDTQSFFKKVLQAIGSLIDQIRSWF; encoded by the coding sequence ATGAACAAGAAGGTACAAGCCATCTTCACAGCCTTGTTGCTGCTCGTTTTGGCGCTGCCGGCAACCGCCCATGCGGATGCAAAACCCGGGGATGTCATCGTGACACTCGGAAAAGACTTGACGATTGAACAAAAAGAAAACGTATTGAATCAAATGAAGGTAAACGAAAACGAAGTGGAAATCGTTTACGTCACGAACGAAGAAGAACATAAATATTTAGGGGATTACATCAGCGATGAGAAAATCGGCACTCATGCCATTTCTTCGGCAAAAATTACGCTTGCTGAAGAAGGGGCAGGTTTAAATGTTAAGACGAACAACATTACGTACGTCACCGAAGCGATGTACGCCAACGCACTAATGACCGCGGGGATTCACGATGCGGACATTTTCGTCACTGCGCCGTTTAAAGTTTCAGGAACTGCAGGATTGACGGGAATTTTAAAGGCCTATGACGTGAAAACCGATCTGAAGTTGACGGAAGATCAAAAGAAAGTGGCCAATGAAGAATTGGTGAAAACGGCGGAACTCGGGGAAGACATCGGCAAAGACAAAGCCGCGCAGCTGATCACGAAAATTAAGCAGGCACTCGCCGATCATCCGGTCGAATCGAAAGAAGACTTGCGGGAACTCATTGACAAAGCGGCCAAAGATTTGAACGTGCAGCTAACCGATGAACAAATGAATCAATTGTTGACGCTGTTCGATCACATCAAAAACTTGGACATCGACTGGAGTCAATTGAAAAACGAGTTGAACGATATGTCGGAACAACTGAATCAGTTTTTGAGCGACGAAGATACCCAGTCTTTCTTTAAAAAAGTGCTGCAGGCGATCGGCAGCTTGATCGATCAAATTCGTTCTTGGTTTTAA
- a CDS encoding NfeD family protein produces the protein MLLDFPIIGFFVIFFSSLLLFGEMLVKTRGIFALIGIGLMAVYFSYFVNDENVYLLSFLYVAGLLTIIIDAKLLNHGIVALFGVVMMMAAVAIPAPSVLYGVLAAIALLVGMSGSFVFLKVFRPRAIWGKLTLKDRLTSEAGYNSINEEYRTLIGRTGMTETPFRPSGTVKIEGKSYSAVSEGKWLQSDMPVLVTAVDGTRIVVQEKTD, from the coding sequence ATGCTGCTCGATTTTCCGATCATCGGATTTTTTGTCATCTTCTTTTCTTCGTTATTGTTGTTCGGAGAAATGCTTGTCAAAACGCGCGGCATTTTCGCATTGATCGGCATCGGCTTGATGGCTGTTTATTTTTCCTATTTTGTCAATGATGAAAATGTTTACTTGTTGTCATTTTTGTATGTCGCGGGCTTATTGACCATTATCATCGATGCAAAGCTGTTGAATCACGGAATTGTTGCCTTGTTCGGTGTGGTGATGATGATGGCGGCGGTTGCGATACCGGCTCCATCTGTTTTGTACGGGGTTTTGGCGGCGATTGCGCTGCTTGTGGGAATGAGCGGTTCTTTCGTTTTTTTGAAAGTGTTTCGACCGCGGGCAATATGGGGCAAGTTGACTTTGAAAGACAGGCTGACGAGCGAGGCGGGTTATAATTCGATCAATGAGGAATATCGGACCTTGATCGGCAGGACAGGGATGACGGAAACCCCGTTTCGTCCGAGCGGTACGGTTAAAATTGAAGGGAAGTCGTACAGCGCCGTTTCCGAAGGAAAGTGGCTGCAATCCGATATGCCGGTCCTCGTAACGGCCGTCGACGGGACACGCATCGTGGTGCAAGAAAAAACAGACTAG
- a CDS encoding DUF1189 family protein, with amino-acid sequence MTMGRIFLDGIRLPQKQAMFRLNRVRMGKTIAYFFLLMILVSLPEAVRFILAPHPELDEEIPLTLFILQFSVYYYLLFVFVGLLAVSVSAGFGKLFSTAAQRKLTYQQIWKVTAFALTGPLLLFTCAQSFGWQSSLLLLLLFLLTLSIVFRIILHFPRKQS; translated from the coding sequence ATGACTATGGGGCGGATCTTCCTTGACGGAATTCGGCTTCCGCAAAAACAAGCGATGTTTCGTCTGAATCGCGTTCGCATGGGAAAAACGATCGCGTATTTTTTTCTGCTCATGATTCTTGTCTCGTTGCCGGAAGCGGTTCGCTTCATCCTTGCCCCACATCCAGAACTTGACGAGGAAATCCCTCTTACACTGTTTATTTTGCAATTTTCCGTTTATTATTACTTGTTGTTTGTTTTTGTCGGCTTGCTCGCCGTCTCTGTGTCAGCCGGATTCGGCAAGCTGTTCAGCACTGCGGCCCAACGAAAGCTCACCTACCAGCAAATTTGGAAAGTTACCGCTTTCGCCTTGACAGGGCCGCTGCTTTTGTTCACGTGCGCGCAAAGTTTTGGTTGGCAGTCGTCTTTGCTCCTCTTGCTGCTCTTTCTTCTCACGCTCAGCATCGTCTTCCGCATCATCCTGCACTTCCCAAGAAAACAGAGCTAG
- a CDS encoding superoxide dismutase, translating into MANYQLPELPYAFDALEPHIDEETMKIHHGKHHNTYVTKLNAALEGHDDLADKSVEALIADLDAVPENIRTAVRNNGGGHANHSLFWQIMSPNGGGQPSGELAEAINAKFGSFDEFKEAFKSAGAGRFGSGWAWLVVNNGELEIVDTPNQDNPLSDGKTPILGVDVWEHAYYLNYQNRRPDYLEAFFNVINWDEVEKRFKQAK; encoded by the coding sequence ATGGCAAATTATCAATTACCGGAATTGCCTTACGCATTCGACGCACTCGAGCCTCACATCGACGAAGAGACAATGAAGATCCATCACGGCAAGCATCATAACACTTATGTGACAAAATTGAACGCCGCATTGGAAGGCCATGACGATTTGGCGGACAAGAGTGTGGAAGCGCTCATTGCCGATTTGGATGCAGTGCCTGAGAACATCCGCACGGCGGTTCGCAACAACGGCGGCGGCCATGCGAATCACAGCTTGTTCTGGCAAATCATGAGCCCGAACGGCGGCGGACAACCGAGCGGCGAATTGGCGGAAGCCATCAATGCGAAATTTGGCAGCTTCGACGAATTTAAGGAAGCTTTCAAAAGCGCAGGTGCCGGACGCTTTGGCTCCGGATGGGCTTGGCTCGTCGTGAACAACGGAGAGTTGGAGATCGTCGATACGCCGAATCAGGACAACCCGCTATCGGACGGAAAAACCCCAATTCTTGGTGTTGACGTTTGGGAACATGCTTACTACTTGAACTATCAAAATCGTCGTCCGGATTATCTTGAAGCCTTCTTCAACGTCATTAACTGGGATGAAGTCGAAAAGCGCTTCAAGCAAGCGAAGTAA
- a CDS encoding MFS transporter, with product MNVKKKILGKVNVSKDLTLLLIVGGLYFLSIALSNTFVNVYIWKQSGSFADLALYNLGIVIMQPLAFIVAGRWAKKVDRVIVLRVGVSLLSVFFLTVLFFGDHIEGLQMVMGGLLGIGFGFYWLAFNVLTFEITEPDTRDFFNGFLGLLSSLAGMIGPFSAGAIISSMEKFTGYRIIFTLSLLFFCCAVVLSFYLKRRSARGSYRFRQIIVERKHNLNWRAVLNAHFFQGLREGTFAFVIVIWVFITTKSALALGTYGLVQSAVSFGAYYGATRMIKNRHRKKAILAGGLALYAAVFFILFQLTYPLLLAYGVTIALAYPLLLVPYMSLTFDVIGKGWKAADMRIEYVVVRELYYNAGRVISILAFLAVVFLFDDKQAIPYLLAVLGAGHLFIYMFVRNIQLRKSSHSPQGGEGERRSLQKKGSTV from the coding sequence ATGAACGTGAAAAAGAAAATTCTCGGCAAAGTGAACGTATCCAAAGACCTTACCCTCTTGCTGATTGTGGGCGGTCTTTATTTTTTGAGTATTGCCTTGTCGAATACTTTCGTCAACGTTTACATTTGGAAGCAGTCAGGTTCGTTCGCGGATCTTGCCTTGTATAATTTAGGCATTGTCATTATGCAGCCGCTCGCCTTTATTGTTGCGGGCCGGTGGGCCAAGAAAGTGGATCGCGTGATTGTGCTCCGGGTAGGGGTCTCACTGCTGTCGGTATTTTTTTTAACGGTCCTGTTTTTCGGCGATCACATTGAAGGTTTGCAGATGGTGATGGGCGGACTGCTCGGCATTGGTTTCGGGTTTTATTGGCTGGCCTTCAACGTGCTTACATTTGAGATCACCGAGCCGGACACCCGCGATTTTTTTAACGGATTTCTCGGTTTGCTGTCTTCGCTTGCAGGAATGATCGGCCCGTTTTCTGCCGGAGCCATTATTTCATCAATGGAAAAGTTCACCGGTTACCGGATCATTTTTACGTTGTCGTTGTTGTTTTTCTGCTGTGCAGTCGTCCTTAGTTTTTACTTAAAAAGGCGATCGGCGCGAGGATCGTACAGATTTCGTCAAATCATTGTTGAACGGAAGCATAACCTCAATTGGCGGGCCGTGTTGAATGCGCATTTTTTTCAGGGGTTGCGGGAAGGTACGTTTGCGTTTGTTATTGTGATCTGGGTGTTTATCACCACGAAAAGCGCACTGGCGCTCGGCACTTACGGACTCGTTCAGTCGGCCGTTTCTTTCGGCGCTTATTATGGAGCGACGAGAATGATCAAAAACCGCCACCGGAAAAAGGCGATACTTGCCGGCGGTTTGGCGTTGTATGCGGCCGTGTTTTTCATTTTGTTCCAATTAACTTATCCTTTGTTGCTTGCTTACGGCGTCACGATTGCGCTCGCTTATCCGCTCTTGCTCGTCCCGTATATGTCGCTGACATTTGATGTCATCGGAAAAGGTTGGAAAGCGGCAGACATGCGAATCGAATATGTCGTTGTTCGCGAACTTTATTATAATGCGGGAAGGGTGATTTCGATTTTGGCTTTTCTCGCTGTTGTGTTTTTGTTTGATGATAAGCAAGCGATCCCTTATTTGTTAGCTGTACTCGGTGCCGGACATCTGTTTATTTATATGTTCGTTCGAAACATTCAACTTCGAAAAAGCTCCCATTCACCTCAGGGGGGAGAAGGAGAAAGGCGGTCATTGCAGAAAAAAGGGTCGACCGTATAG
- a CDS encoding penicillin-binding protein 2, translating to MVGQTKSKPKNAKPKKKNQVPFRLNVLFIVVFVLFSILILRLGIVQIVEGETYKQQVKEQVRPTSKLDAARGLIYDTNGELLVGNKGENAITFTRTKDDSAEDLLHLAEKLTEYIHMDPKKLTVRDKKDYWILKHGLLNAYHEKLSDEEYNRLSKSDDKSAAYDALLDRITKENIDSLTNHDLQVAAIFRKLNQAMNLTPYYVKIGIEDEAFYKIGEHLESLPGIDLTQAAKRVYPNGDPFYLGSVGEIPRESLDYYLARGYNRNDLVGTSYLEQYYENLLNGTPTKLQFQLNEDGELLANPKQLPGHRGYDIQLTINLELQKKVQEILKAGVRDAMFHWHNPYLNSAYAVVMNPQTGGILALNGVEYEDGQFNNVSYQTITGSFVIGSNIKGATVLAGFETNTVPSAFNDKKFVFKNGNDLQSYPGNNIGVVTPVTALEASSNIFMAKIAANMAGFKTVDKGSYYRVYTYRDEQYFHAFHQLREIYSQFGLGIRTQIDLPKEGLGYEGDIDQVQPGQILRFAFGQFDTYTPIQVAQYFSTIANGGYRLQLHLLKSVHEPNADAEGPGELVYQFEPNVLNHITMNQHALEQVHKGFWLVTHGARVYSHLPTAPQLGRGEYEKYEIAGKTGTADVTINGHETVNELFSGYAPAGEGHEPEVTVVVIVPGDDNGGHHIKLAGQIFKAYFEMKNGS from the coding sequence ATGGTCGGCCAAACGAAATCAAAGCCAAAGAATGCAAAACCGAAGAAAAAGAATCAAGTTCCTTTTCGATTAAACGTACTGTTTATTGTCGTTTTCGTCCTGTTTTCGATATTGATCTTGCGGCTCGGCATCGTACAAATCGTAGAAGGGGAGACGTATAAACAACAAGTCAAAGAACAAGTAAGACCGACGAGTAAGCTGGATGCTGCTAGAGGACTCATTTACGACACGAACGGCGAACTGCTTGTCGGCAACAAAGGTGAAAACGCGATTACCTTTACGCGAACGAAAGACGACTCCGCGGAGGATTTGCTTCATCTTGCCGAAAAGTTAACTGAATACATCCACATGGATCCTAAGAAATTGACGGTAAGAGACAAGAAGGATTATTGGATTTTGAAGCACGGGTTGTTGAACGCCTATCATGAAAAGTTGTCGGACGAAGAATACAACCGGCTTTCAAAAAGTGATGACAAAAGCGCCGCCTACGACGCGCTGCTCGATCGAATCACGAAAGAAAATATAGATTCGCTGACGAACCATGATTTGCAAGTCGCGGCGATCTTTCGAAAGTTAAATCAAGCGATGAATTTAACGCCGTATTACGTAAAAATCGGCATTGAAGACGAAGCATTTTATAAAATCGGTGAACATCTCGAAAGTTTGCCAGGCATTGATTTGACTCAGGCGGCGAAGCGGGTTTATCCGAACGGAGATCCGTTTTATTTAGGCAGCGTCGGAGAAATTCCGCGTGAATCATTGGATTATTATTTGGCTCGCGGCTATAACCGGAACGATCTCGTCGGAACGAGCTATCTGGAGCAATATTACGAAAACCTTCTGAACGGAACGCCGACGAAATTGCAGTTTCAATTGAATGAAGACGGTGAGTTGCTTGCGAACCCGAAGCAGCTTCCCGGACATCGCGGGTACGACATTCAGCTGACAATCAACTTGGAATTGCAAAAAAAAGTGCAGGAAATCTTAAAGGCGGGCGTCCGTGATGCCATGTTCCATTGGCACAACCCTTATTTGAACAGTGCTTATGCCGTTGTGATGAACCCGCAAACCGGCGGGATTTTGGCACTGAACGGCGTGGAATACGAAGACGGCCAATTTAACAACGTCTCTTACCAAACAATTACCGGTTCCTTTGTCATCGGCTCGAACATCAAAGGGGCGACGGTGCTTGCCGGATTTGAGACGAATACCGTGCCAAGCGCTTTTAATGATAAAAAATTTGTTTTCAAAAACGGTAACGATTTACAATCGTATCCGGGCAACAACATCGGAGTCGTCACCCCGGTGACGGCGCTGGAAGCTTCCTCGAACATTTTTATGGCAAAAATCGCCGCGAATATGGCTGGTTTCAAGACGGTCGATAAAGGATCGTATTACCGAGTGTACACTTATCGGGACGAACAATATTTTCACGCGTTCCATCAATTGCGGGAAATATACAGCCAATTCGGTTTGGGGATCCGCACGCAAATTGATTTACCGAAGGAAGGGCTCGGATACGAAGGAGACATCGACCAAGTTCAGCCTGGGCAAATTTTACGCTTTGCTTTCGGCCAATTTGATACGTATACGCCGATCCAAGTGGCTCAATACTTTTCGACAATCGCCAACGGCGGTTACCGTTTGCAGCTTCATTTGTTGAAATCGGTGCATGAGCCGAATGCCGATGCGGAAGGACCAGGTGAACTCGTCTATCAATTTGAACCGAACGTTTTGAATCATATCACGATGAACCAACATGCCCTTGAACAAGTCCATAAAGGGTTTTGGCTCGTTACTCACGGAGCACGCGTCTATTCTCATCTGCCGACCGCCCCTCAACTCGGCCGCGGCGAATATGAAAAATACGAGATTGCGGGAAAAACAGGTACGGCCGATGTGACGATCAATGGTCACGAAACCGTCAATGAGCTGTTCAGCGGCTACGCTCCCGCGGGAGAAGGACATGAACCGGAAGTGACAGTTGTTGTGATCGTCCCCGGTGACGACAACGGCGGTCACCACATCAAATTGGCAGGTCAGATTTTCAAAGCCTATTTTGAGATGAAAAACGGCAGTTAA
- the rpmG gene encoding 50S ribosomal protein L33 produces the protein MRVQVTLECTESGHRNYLTTKNKTKQPDRIEMKKYCPSCRTHTVHKETK, from the coding sequence ATGCGAGTTCAAGTAACTTTGGAATGCACGGAATCGGGTCATCGCAATTATTTAACAACGAAAAATAAAACGAAACAACCCGATCGCATTGAAATGAAAAAATACTGCCCGTCGTGCAGAACACACACCGTACACAAAGAAACGAAATAA
- a CDS encoding 5-formyltetrahydrofolate cyclo-ligase encodes MDAKRMLREKMKKTLNAIPADERKRWQEEAAQRLYALPEWKESRTIGITLSTPDEIDTEAIIQKAWEQEKNVAVPKVLPAEKAMQFRQISSFADVRPMFAGIREPLERRSRLIVPEAIDLLVVPGLVFSEAGYRIGFGGGFYDRFLERHQLFAVSLAFECQLNADVPVEPFDRPVDMIVTESRVLTCNG; translated from the coding sequence ATGGATGCGAAACGCATGCTGCGGGAAAAAATGAAGAAAACTTTAAATGCGATTCCGGCCGATGAACGGAAACGTTGGCAAGAGGAGGCGGCTCAACGTCTGTATGCGTTGCCGGAATGGAAGGAGTCGCGGACGATCGGCATTACGCTGTCGACCCCGGATGAAATCGATACCGAAGCGATCATTCAAAAAGCATGGGAACAAGAAAAGAACGTGGCTGTACCAAAAGTGCTTCCTGCTGAAAAAGCGATGCAATTTCGACAGATTTCGTCATTCGCTGACGTTCGACCGATGTTCGCGGGCATTCGTGAACCGCTGGAACGTCGCTCGCGGTTGATCGTTCCGGAAGCGATCGACTTACTTGTCGTCCCTGGGCTCGTTTTTTCCGAAGCCGGTTACCGGATCGGATTCGGCGGCGGTTTTTACGATCGGTTTTTGGAGCGTCACCAGTTGTTTGCTGTTTCGCTTGCATTTGAATGTCAACTAAATGCTGACGTTCCCGTCGAACCGTTTGATCGCCCGGTCGATATGATTGTAACGGAATCTAGGGTCCTTACGTGCAACGGATAG
- a CDS encoding M42 family metallopeptidase codes for MGHVVNDDEIVKVIDELVNIPSPTGNTSEIIKVIDDRLRQFGVATKVTRKGALLATLQGEDDTRHRFVTAHVDALGAMVKQIKENGRLTLSRIGGFPWNHAEGEYCTIETSGGKRYGGTIVMHQTAVHVYKDAGEAKRNDENIEVRIDEKVRNAKDVRNLGIEVGDFVSFDPRFESTDSGFVKSRHLDDKASVAILLEVVRQLVENKIKLPYTTHFLIANNEEIGYGANSNVSPETIEYLAVDMGAIGDGQTTDEFTVSICAKDTSGPYHYGLRKHLVKLAEKHNIGFQVDIYPFYNSDASAAVRAGHDIIHGLIGPGVDASHAYERTHRESLVSTGDLIYHYLQSKMIS; via the coding sequence ATGGGACATGTAGTAAATGACGACGAAATCGTCAAAGTGATCGATGAATTGGTCAACATCCCGAGCCCGACGGGGAACACATCGGAAATTATTAAGGTGATCGATGATCGGTTGCGACAATTCGGCGTTGCGACGAAAGTAACGCGCAAAGGGGCATTGCTGGCAACGTTGCAAGGCGAAGACGACACGCGGCATCGATTTGTTACTGCGCACGTAGATGCATTAGGGGCAATGGTGAAACAAATCAAAGAAAACGGGCGATTGACGTTGTCGCGCATCGGCGGTTTTCCGTGGAATCACGCGGAAGGAGAATATTGCACGATCGAAACTTCCGGGGGAAAACGGTATGGAGGAACGATCGTAATGCATCAAACCGCCGTACACGTTTACAAAGATGCGGGAGAAGCGAAACGAAACGATGAAAACATCGAAGTGAGGATCGATGAAAAAGTAAGAAACGCGAAGGATGTACGTAACCTTGGAATCGAGGTTGGTGACTTCGTATCGTTTGATCCGCGTTTTGAATCAACGGACAGCGGATTCGTCAAGTCAAGGCATTTGGATGATAAAGCGAGCGTCGCGATTCTTCTTGAGGTTGTACGGCAACTCGTCGAAAATAAAATCAAGTTGCCGTACACGACACATTTTTTGATTGCCAACAACGAAGAAATCGGATATGGGGCAAATTCGAATGTTTCGCCGGAAACGATTGAATATTTAGCGGTTGACATGGGAGCGATCGGCGATGGTCAAACAACCGATGAATTTACGGTTTCCATTTGCGCGAAAGATACGAGCGGCCCGTATCATTACGGGTTGAGAAAACATCTCGTGAAACTCGCCGAGAAGCATAACATCGGCTTTCAAGTGGACATTTATCCTTTTTACAATTCCGATGCTTCTGCGGCTGTCCGCGCCGGACATGACATCATTCACGGGCTCATCGGCCCGGGTGTAGATGCTTCGCATGCATACGAACGTACACATCGGGAGTCGCTCGTTTCTACAGGGGATTTGATTTATCATTATTTGCAATCGAAAATGATTTCTTGA
- a CDS encoding M14 family metallopeptidase: protein MRITIRRGDTLWYVSQLFNVPLQLLIDSNPNVNPQSLAVGKEIDVPGYITESYTIKSGDTFWEIATRRRLSLETLLRANPRMDPLRLRVGETIRIPVRVTDLVVNWRTQYDYETLTRDINRLVDIYPFLRRNRAGNSVMGKEIAELRIGNGPKNVHFDGSFHANEWTTTPMLMRFVNEYLIALTNRGTIRGLYMAPFYSETSLSVVPMVNPDGVNLVIHGLPDQEPYRSQVLRINNGSTDFSGWKANINGVDLNDQFPARWYIEARRREQQPSPANYPGTAPLTEPEAQAIARLTRERNYNRVLAFHTQGEVIYWGFLGYEPPESRVLVNEFSRVSGYRAVRYVDSYAGYKDWFIQEWRRPGFTVEMGTGPKPIPLGQFAEIYQENLGIFLASLYM, encoded by the coding sequence GTGAGAATCACGATAAGAAGAGGGGACACGTTATGGTATGTGAGCCAACTGTTTAATGTCCCGCTGCAATTGTTGATCGATTCGAATCCTAACGTTAATCCGCAAAGTTTGGCCGTTGGAAAGGAAATCGACGTTCCCGGTTATATAACGGAATCTTACACGATCAAATCGGGGGATACGTTTTGGGAAATCGCGACACGCCGTCGGTTGTCGCTTGAAACGCTGTTGCGGGCCAACCCCCGGATGGACCCGCTTCGTTTACGTGTCGGAGAAACCATCCGAATCCCAGTCCGAGTCACGGATCTTGTCGTTAACTGGCGTACACAATATGACTATGAAACCCTTACACGGGATATCAATCGCTTGGTGGACATTTATCCATTTTTGCGGCGGAACCGGGCGGGGAACAGTGTTATGGGAAAAGAGATTGCGGAACTGAGAATCGGAAACGGTCCGAAAAATGTTCATTTCGATGGTTCGTTTCATGCGAATGAATGGACGACGACCCCGATGTTAATGAGGTTTGTCAACGAGTACTTGATCGCCTTAACGAATCGGGGTACGATCCGGGGTTTATACATGGCGCCGTTTTACAGTGAAACGAGTCTTTCAGTTGTACCGATGGTGAATCCGGATGGGGTGAATCTTGTTATCCACGGTTTGCCTGATCAAGAACCGTATCGCAGCCAGGTGTTGAGAATTAACAATGGCAGCACAGACTTTTCCGGATGGAAAGCCAATATCAACGGCGTTGATTTAAATGATCAATTCCCGGCTCGCTGGTACATAGAGGCGAGAAGGCGAGAACAGCAGCCATCCCCGGCCAATTATCCGGGAACGGCCCCGTTAACGGAACCAGAAGCGCAAGCGATCGCGCGATTGACGAGAGAAAGGAATTACAACCGGGTGCTCGCTTTTCACACGCAAGGGGAAGTGATATATTGGGGATTTCTCGGGTATGAGCCTCCGGAATCGCGAGTCCTCGTAAATGAATTTTCACGAGTCAGCGGCTACCGTGCCGTACGATATGTGGACAGTTACGCCGGGTACAAAGATTGGTTCATTCAAGAATGGCGACGTCCCGGATTTACGGTGGAAATGGGCACCGGCCCGAAACCGATCCCGCTCGGTCAATTTGCTGAAATCTATCAAGAAAACCTTGGAATTTTCTTGGCGAGCTTATATATGTAA
- a CDS encoding DUF2759 domain-containing protein has protein sequence MALGFIFLVITIFALFGTVREFKRRNLFGGGYALLSFLVFGWFSVMSIYASIWGNGAVSGE, from the coding sequence ATGGCACTCGGATTTATCTTTCTCGTCATTACGATTTTTGCTTTATTCGGCACGGTTCGTGAATTCAAACGAAGAAATCTGTTCGGAGGCGGATACGCTTTGCTTTCGTTTCTCGTATTCGGATGGTTTTCGGTAATGAGCATTTACGCTTCGATTTGGGGTAACGGCGCGGTCAGCGGCGAATAA
- a CDS encoding MBL fold metallo-hydrolase — MKWTRFELGPVQTNAYVVTNDKRDALILDPGAESEKLFDYIERNEFNPLAVLLTHAHFDHIGALEDVRRRWQIPVYLHSREADWLGDPEKNGSAYFPLGEVTAEAADELIRDEGELKIASFRFEIFETPGHSPGSVSYYDREHGIVFSGDALFAGSIGRTDLYGGDQQMLLKSITEKLLTLPDDTVVASGHGPETTIGKEKRMNPFL, encoded by the coding sequence ATGAAGTGGACGAGATTCGAGCTCGGCCCCGTGCAAACGAACGCGTATGTGGTCACTAACGACAAGCGTGATGCCTTGATCCTTGATCCGGGTGCCGAAAGCGAAAAACTGTTTGATTATATCGAACGAAATGAATTCAATCCGTTGGCGGTATTGTTGACGCACGCTCATTTCGATCATATTGGGGCTTTGGAAGACGTCAGGCGCCGTTGGCAGATACCGGTCTATTTGCATAGCCGGGAAGCTGATTGGCTAGGCGATCCGGAGAAAAATGGTTCGGCGTATTTTCCGTTAGGGGAAGTAACTGCCGAAGCGGCAGACGAACTCATTCGCGACGAAGGGGAGTTGAAAATCGCCTCATTTCGCTTTGAGATTTTCGAGACACCGGGACATTCTCCGGGGAGCGTCTCCTATTACGATCGGGAACACGGCATCGTGTTTTCCGGTGATGCGTTGTTTGCTGGAAGCATCGGGCGAACGGACTTGTATGGCGGTGACCAACAAATGTTGTTGAAAAGCATCACGGAAAAATTACTAACTTTGCCGGATGATACGGTGGTTGCTTCAGGACACGGTCCGGAAACGACCATTGGAAAGGAAAAACGGATGAATCCGTTTTTGTAA